In Dama dama isolate Ldn47 chromosome 9, ASM3311817v1, whole genome shotgun sequence, the following proteins share a genomic window:
- the S1PR4 gene encoding sphingosine 1-phosphate receptor 4, with translation MNATGTPTGDPESCQLLAAGGQSRLIVLHYNHSGRLAGRAGAEEVGLGVLRGLFVAVSCLVVLENLLVLVAIASRMRSRRWVYYCLVNITLSDLLTGAAYLANVLLSGAHTFRLAPSQWFLREGLLFMALAASTFSLLFTAGERFATMVRPVAESGATKRGRVCSFIGLCWLLAALLGLLPLLGWNCVCAFQRCSSLLPLYSKDYILFCVVVFACILATIMILYGAIFRVVRANGQKAPSTPARRKARRLLKTVLMILVAFVVCWGPLFGLLLADIFGSNIWAQEYLRGMDWILALAVLNSAVNPIIYSFRSREVCRAVVGFLCGACLRLGLRGPGDCLAQAVEAHSAASNTDSSLRPRDSFRGSRSHSFRMREPLTSVSSVRSV, from the coding sequence ATGAACGCCACGGGGACCCCGACGGGGGACCCTGAGTCCTGCCAGCTGCTGGCGGCCGGCGGGCAGAGCCGGCTCATCGTCCTGCACTACAACCACTCGGGGCGGTTGGCGGGGCGCGCCGGAGCGGAGGAGGTCGGCCTAGGGGTGCTGCGAGGGCTGTTCGTGGCCGTGAGCTGcctggtggtgctggagaacctGCTGGTGCTGGTGGCCATCGCCAGCCGCATGCGCTCCCGGCGCTGGGTCTACTACTGCCTGGTGAACATCACGCTCAGCGATCTGCTCACCGGCGCCGCGTACCTGGCCAACGTGCTGCTGTCGGGGGCACACACCTTCCGCCTGGCACCGTCCCAGTGGTTCCTGCGTGAGGGCCTGCTCTTCATGGCGCTGGCCGCCTCCACCTTCAGCCTGCTGTTCACGGCCGGCGAGCGTTTCGCCACCATGGTGCGGCCAGTGGCCGAGAGCGGGGCCACCAAGAGGGGCCGCGTGTGCAGCTTCATCGGGCTGTGCTGGCTGCTGGCGGCGCTCCTCGGCCTGCTGCCCCTGCTCGGCTGGAACTGCGTGTGCGCCTTCCAACGGTGCTCCAGTCTCCTCCCGCTCTACTCCAAAGACTACATCCTCTTCTGCGTGGTGGTCTTCGCTTGCATCCTGGCCACCATCATGATACTTTACGGGGCCATCTTCCGAGTGGTGCGCGCCAACGGGCAGAAGGCGCCCAGCACCCCGGCACGCCGCAAGGCCCGCCGGCTGCTCAAGACGGTACTCATGATCCTGGTGGCCTTCGTGGTGTGCTGGGGCCCGCTCTTCGGCCTGCTGCTGGCCGACATCTTCGGCTCCAACATCTGGGCGCAGGAGTACCTGCGGGGCATGGACTGGATCCTGGCGCTGGCCGTGCTCAATTCGGCGGTCAACCCCATCATCTACTCCTTCCGCAGCCGGGAGGTGTGCCGGGCCGTGGTGGGCTTCCTGTGCGGCGCGTGTCTCCGGCTAGGGCTTCGAGGGCCTGGGGACTGCCTGGCTCAAGCCGTCGAGGCTCACTCTGCAGCCTCCAACACCGACAGCTCACTGAGGCCGAGGGACAGCTTTCGGGGCTCTCGATCGCACAGCTTCCGGATGCGGGAGCCCCTGACCAGTGTCTCTAGCGTGCGGAGTGTCTGA
- the GNA15 gene encoding guanine nucleotide-binding protein subunit alpha-15 isoform X1 translates to MARSLTWRCCPWCLTEDEKSAARIDQEINKILLEQKKRDRGELKLLLLGPGESGKSTFIKQMRIIHGAGYSEEDRKNFRPLVYQNIFVSMRTMIEAMERLQIPFSWPESEHHASVIMSQDPYKVTKFEKRHAVAMQWLWEDAGIRTCYERRREFHLLDSAVYYLSNLDRITEEGYIPTAQDVLRSRMPTTGINEYCFSVQKTNLRIVDVGGQKSERKKWIHCFENVIALIYLASLSEYDQCLEENNQENRMKESLALFGTILELPWFKSTSVILFLNKTDILEEKIPTSHLATYFPSFRGPKQDAEAAKKFILDMYTRMYAGCVDGADGGRKGPRSRRLFSHYTCATDTQNIRKVFKDVRDSVLARYLDEINLL, encoded by the exons ATGGCCCGCTCGCTCACCTGGCGCTGCTGTCCCTGGTGTCTGACCGAGGACGAGAAGTCGGCAGCCCGGATCGACCAGGAAATCAACAAGATCCTCCTGGAGCAGAAGAAGCGCGACCGAGGGGAGCTGAAACTGCTGCTTCTGG GTCCCGGTGAGAGTGGAAAGAGCACGTTCATCAAGCAGATGCGTATCATCCACGGGGCGGGCTACTCGGAGGAGGACCGCAAGAACTTCCGGCCCCTAGTCTACCAGAACATCTTCGTATCCATGAGGACCATGATCGAGGCTATGGAACGGCTACAGATCCCCTTCAGCTGGCCCGAGAGCGAG CACCACGCCAGCGTGATCATGAGCCAGGACCCCTACAAGGTGACCAAATTCGAGAAGCGCCATGCCGTGGCCATGCAGTGGCTGTGGGAGGACGCCGGCATCCGCACCTGCTATGAGCGCCGGCGAGAGTTCCACCTGCTTGACTCCGCTGTGTA CTACCTGTCGAATCTGGACCGTATCACGGAAGAGGGCTATATCCCTACCGCGCAGGACGTGCTCCGAAGCCGCATGCCCACCACCGGGATCAACGAGTACTGCTTCTCCGTGCAGAAAACCAACCTGCG GATCGTGGACGTCGGGGGCCAGAAGTCAGAACGCAAGAAGTGGATCCACTGCTTTGAGAATGTGATTGCCCTCATCTACTTGGCCTCGCTGAGTGAATATGACCAGTGTTTGGAGGAGAACAACCAAGAG AACCGAATGAAGGAGAGTCTGGCCCTGTTTGGGACCATCCTGGAACTGCCCTGGTTCAAAAGCACTTCCGTCATCCTCTTCCTCAACAAAACCGACATCCTGGAGGAGAagatccccacctcccacctggcTACCTACTTCCCCAGTTTCCGGG GCCCCAAGCAGGACGCGGAGGCAGCCAAGAAGTTCATTCTGGACATGTACACCCGCATGTACGCCGGCTGCGTGGACGGTGCCGACGGGGGAAGGAAGGGCCCGCGCTCCCGCCGCCTCTTCAGCCACTACACGTGCGCCACGGACACACAGAACATCCGCAAGGTTTTCAAGGACGTACGGGACTCGGTCCTGGCCCGCTACCTGGACGAGATCAACCTGCTCTGA
- the GNA15 gene encoding guanine nucleotide-binding protein subunit alpha-15 isoform X2 has protein sequence MARSLTWRCCPWCLTEDEKSAARIDQEINKILLEQKKRDRGELKLLLLGPGESGKSTFIKQMRIIHGAGYSEEDRKNFRPLVYQNIFVSMRTMIEAMERLQIPFSWPESEHHASVIMSQDPYKVTKFEKRHAVAMQWLWEDAGIRTCYERRREFHLLDSAVYYLSNLDRITEEGYIPTAQDVLRSRMPTTGINEYCFSVQKTNLRIVDVGGQKSERKKWIHCFENVIALIYLASLSEYDQCLEENNQEFQVDVNLAVGYTSPASTGTKPSWAYTGSRPHCPESQPGENWGASSCWMVGCQPHLHLWGGLLFRPSIHLDP, from the exons ATGGCCCGCTCGCTCACCTGGCGCTGCTGTCCCTGGTGTCTGACCGAGGACGAGAAGTCGGCAGCCCGGATCGACCAGGAAATCAACAAGATCCTCCTGGAGCAGAAGAAGCGCGACCGAGGGGAGCTGAAACTGCTGCTTCTGG GTCCCGGTGAGAGTGGAAAGAGCACGTTCATCAAGCAGATGCGTATCATCCACGGGGCGGGCTACTCGGAGGAGGACCGCAAGAACTTCCGGCCCCTAGTCTACCAGAACATCTTCGTATCCATGAGGACCATGATCGAGGCTATGGAACGGCTACAGATCCCCTTCAGCTGGCCCGAGAGCGAG CACCACGCCAGCGTGATCATGAGCCAGGACCCCTACAAGGTGACCAAATTCGAGAAGCGCCATGCCGTGGCCATGCAGTGGCTGTGGGAGGACGCCGGCATCCGCACCTGCTATGAGCGCCGGCGAGAGTTCCACCTGCTTGACTCCGCTGTGTA CTACCTGTCGAATCTGGACCGTATCACGGAAGAGGGCTATATCCCTACCGCGCAGGACGTGCTCCGAAGCCGCATGCCCACCACCGGGATCAACGAGTACTGCTTCTCCGTGCAGAAAACCAACCTGCG GATCGTGGACGTCGGGGGCCAGAAGTCAGAACGCAAGAAGTGGATCCACTGCTTTGAGAATGTGATTGCCCTCATCTACTTGGCCTCGCTGAGTGAATATGACCAGTGTTTGGAGGAGAACAACCAAGAG TTCCAGGTGGACGTGAATTTGGCAGTGGGGTACACCAGCCCAGccagtactggcacaaaaccatCTTGGGCATACACAGGCAGCCGGCCCCACTGCCCTGAGTCTCAGCCCGGCGAGAACTGGGGAGCCTCAAGCTGCTGGATGGTGGGATGCCAGCCCCATCTCCACCTGTGGGGAGGGCTCCTGTTCAGGCCGAGCATCCATCTGGACCCATGA